One region of Kineococcus radiotolerans SRS30216 = ATCC BAA-149 genomic DNA includes:
- the resB gene encoding cytochrome c biogenesis protein ResB encodes MSHDYYVEDRLEGEADGAVPTKRSPGSLTGLELLRFSWRQLTSMRTALFLLMLLAIASVPGSLFPQAGFDAAGVARFLRDNPEVGPWLQRLQFFQVYSSVWFSAIYLLLFISLVGCIVPRALVHARAIRSRPPRTPARFTRLPEFRRLQPTAPPAVILQVAAGYLRRRRFRVDVRLDQDGVASVAAERGHHRESGNVLFHVSLVGLLVCFATSSLYSFSGQRVVVEGQSFVGAATDFDSFTAGAGSDESGIPPFSLKLQNMDVSFEAQQSSQIGQPRQFAADVLLSVGAEAEQPRRIEVNKPADVVGTQISLSGNGYAPVLTVRDGSGSVVSAGAVPFLPQTGNYDSSGVVKIPDAVDADGRPAQFGLQGVFLPTATVDGAGRPVSGFPGLGNPFLVFTLWVGDLGLESGLPQSVYELDNTAMTQVLDGQGRPLALQLTPGQTVQLPEGLGSVTLESVARFAAFDIRRTPGQLPALVFSLLATAGLIASLFLPRRRVWVRVPGSQEAAEQGLEIAGLSRGADAGLAAEVDSLLSALVQAGVAEASTQTEGQADGRADGRADGRAGGVVG; translated from the coding sequence ATGAGCCACGACTACTACGTGGAAGACCGCCTCGAGGGTGAGGCTGATGGGGCGGTCCCGACCAAACGCAGCCCGGGTTCGCTCACGGGCCTCGAACTGCTGCGTTTTTCCTGGCGGCAGCTGACGAGCATGCGTACCGCGTTGTTCCTGCTGATGCTGCTGGCCATCGCCTCCGTTCCTGGTTCGCTATTCCCGCAGGCAGGGTTCGACGCGGCGGGCGTGGCGCGTTTCCTGCGCGACAACCCCGAGGTGGGCCCTTGGCTGCAGCGTCTGCAGTTCTTCCAGGTGTACTCATCGGTCTGGTTTTCTGCCATCTACCTGCTGCTGTTCATCTCCCTGGTTGGCTGCATCGTGCCGCGCGCCCTGGTCCATGCAAGGGCTATACGGTCCCGCCCACCACGCACCCCGGCCCGGTTCACTCGGCTTCCTGAGTTCCGGCGCCTGCAGCCAACTGCGCCGCCGGCGGTCATCCTGCAGGTAGCGGCCGGGTACCTAAGACGGCGCCGGTTCCGCGTCGACGTGCGCCTGGACCAGGACGGGGTAGCCTCGGTGGCTGCAGAGCGGGGGCATCACCGCGAAAGCGGCAACGTGCTCTTCCACGTCAGCCTGGTCGGACTGCTCGTCTGCTTCGCCACCAGCTCGCTGTACTCCTTCTCTGGTCAGCGCGTGGTGGTTGAAGGTCAAAGTTTCGTCGGTGCGGCCACCGATTTCGATAGTTTCACTGCTGGGGCGGGATCCGATGAGAGCGGCATTCCACCGTTCAGCTTGAAGTTGCAGAACATGGATGTGAGCTTCGAAGCACAGCAAAGCTCACAGATTGGCCAGCCACGGCAGTTCGCGGCTGATGTTCTGCTCTCCGTGGGCGCGGAAGCAGAGCAACCGCGTCGCATCGAAGTCAACAAGCCCGCCGACGTCGTAGGTACACAGATTTCACTGTCCGGCAACGGGTACGCCCCAGTGCTGACGGTTCGTGACGGGAGCGGGTCGGTTGTCTCAGCAGGCGCCGTCCCGTTCCTGCCGCAGACGGGTAATTACGACTCCAGCGGTGTGGTGAAGATCCCGGACGCGGTTGATGCCGACGGCCGTCCGGCCCAGTTCGGACTGCAGGGAGTCTTCCTGCCCACCGCCACCGTGGATGGGGCCGGCCGTCCGGTGTCCGGGTTTCCTGGGCTCGGGAACCCCTTCCTCGTTTTTACCCTCTGGGTCGGTGACCTCGGCCTGGAGTCCGGCCTGCCGCAGAGCGTGTACGAGCTGGACAACACCGCGATGACTCAAGTGCTGGATGGGCAGGGCCGGCCGCTGGCGCTGCAGCTGACACCGGGGCAGACCGTTCAACTGCCCGAGGGTCTGGGAAGCGTCACCCTGGAAAGCGTTGCACGCTTTGCTGCATTCGACATCCGGCGTACCCCCGGGCAGCTGCCAGCGCTGGTTTTCTCCCTGCTGGCCACTGCAGGGTTGATTGCCTCACTCTTCCTCCCTCGGCGCCGCGTGTGGGTGCGGGTACCCGGTAGCCAGGAAGCAGCGGAGCAGGGGTTGGAGATCGCCGGACTGTCTCGCGGTGCGGACGCCGGGCTGGCCGCGGAGGTCGACAGCTTGCTCAGCGCGCTCGTCCAGGCGGGGGTTGCGGAAGCATCAACGCAGACGGAGGGGCAGGCGGACGGGCGGGCGGACGGGCGGGCGGACGGGCGGGCAGGAGGCGTGGTGGGGTGA
- the lnt gene encoding apolipoprotein N-acyltransferase — MGVAGALARVGMAAAGGLSAWMAFPGAVSRDGWWPSAAVAVTFLIWATRSCRPRAAAGLGFVFALAFLIPHLRWSGIYVGAVPWLALAAVCAAFYAFYAAFLPGLLGAGRWWNLLAVAGGWVLLEAARSRVPFGGFPWARLAFSQVDGPILGWARVGGAPLVTFTVALVGALLATFATMLGRILRARRALLPVDVFSACLPLVVAVVVCASGLLIPRPVEPDITSVDIAAVQGNTPRPGLDFNAERRAVLTNHVSATQSLAESVARGESMAPDLVFWPENSSDIDPYQDPAARASIEAVTRAIDAPVLIGAVLEGPGRYLSNTGLVVTPQLGLEGAASDAHRNYVKRRPAPFAEYVPYRSFFRTFSDKVDLVRRDFLPGQRGGTVLMGDTRVGDVICFEVAFDGLVRDSVRSGAQMLVVQTNNATFGYSDEAVQQLAMSRFRAVETGRAVVQISTVGVSSIISPDGSAPVRTELFTQAVLQGRVPLRSDQTLATRLGSLPEAALSTAVLFPLLLPPLLPLMRSLRGSFRDSRRRLEDLSA, encoded by the coding sequence ATGGGGGTGGCCGGCGCACTGGCGCGGGTCGGTATGGCCGCTGCCGGTGGGCTGAGCGCATGGATGGCCTTCCCCGGCGCGGTCAGCCGGGATGGGTGGTGGCCCTCGGCTGCGGTGGCGGTGACCTTCTTGATTTGGGCCACCCGTAGTTGCCGCCCGCGCGCCGCCGCAGGGCTCGGGTTCGTGTTCGCTCTCGCCTTCTTGATCCCGCACCTGCGGTGGAGCGGCATCTACGTCGGAGCCGTGCCCTGGCTGGCTCTGGCGGCGGTGTGCGCGGCGTTCTACGCGTTCTACGCCGCCTTCCTGCCTGGCCTGCTCGGCGCCGGACGGTGGTGGAACCTCCTGGCTGTCGCCGGCGGCTGGGTCCTCCTGGAAGCCGCACGGTCCCGGGTGCCCTTCGGTGGGTTCCCATGGGCCCGGTTGGCCTTCTCCCAGGTCGACGGTCCCATCCTCGGGTGGGCAAGGGTCGGGGGGGCGCCGCTGGTCACCTTCACCGTCGCGCTCGTCGGCGCTCTGCTGGCCACCTTTGCCACCATGCTCGGGCGGATCCTGCGCGCGCGTAGGGCGCTGCTACCAGTCGACGTTTTCAGTGCCTGCCTGCCACTGGTCGTCGCGGTCGTGGTCTGCGCATCCGGACTCCTCATACCGCGCCCAGTGGAGCCTGACATCACTTCAGTGGACATCGCCGCCGTGCAGGGCAACACCCCACGCCCGGGCCTGGACTTCAACGCCGAGCGTCGCGCGGTGCTGACCAACCACGTCAGCGCCACCCAGAGCCTGGCTGAATCCGTGGCCCGCGGTGAGTCGATGGCGCCGGATCTGGTGTTCTGGCCGGAGAATTCTAGTGACATCGACCCTTACCAGGATCCCGCGGCCCGGGCCAGCATCGAGGCGGTCACTCGGGCCATCGACGCACCGGTTCTCATCGGCGCGGTTCTCGAGGGCCCGGGTCGCTACCTGTCGAACACCGGACTGGTCGTCACACCACAGCTGGGGCTTGAGGGCGCAGCAAGTGATGCACACCGCAACTATGTGAAGCGTCGCCCTGCCCCCTTCGCGGAGTACGTCCCCTACCGCAGCTTCTTTCGCACCTTCAGCGACAAGGTGGATCTGGTACGGAGGGACTTCCTGCCCGGGCAACGGGGCGGGACCGTCTTGATGGGTGACACTCGAGTCGGTGACGTCATCTGCTTCGAGGTCGCCTTCGATGGGCTGGTCCGTGACTCAGTGCGTTCGGGTGCACAGATGCTCGTCGTGCAGACGAACAACGCCACCTTCGGTTACTCCGACGAGGCGGTGCAGCAATTGGCGATGTCCCGCTTTCGTGCCGTCGAGACCGGACGTGCCGTCGTGCAAATCTCCACCGTCGGTGTCAGCAGCATCATCTCTCCCGACGGTAGCGCCCCGGTACGCACGGAACTGTTCACCCAGGCCGTCCTGCAAGGTCGGGTGCCGCTGCGCTCCGATCAGACCCTCGCCACCCGCCTGGGATCGCTGCCGGAGGCTGCCCTCTCTACCGCGGTGCTGTTTCCGCTGCTTCTCCCGCCGCTGCTGCCGCTGATGCGCAGCTTGCGCGGTAGTTTTCGCGACAGTCGACGACGCTTGGAGGATCTGAGCGCATGA
- a CDS encoding cytochrome c biogenesis CcdA family protein, protein MSAVATLIADAATTAVAGTATTAFAGTATTSLAGAVAGAGVGAGAGELVTGSLLLAVPLVALAGVLSFLSPCVLPLAPAYLAYVTGLTARDVGEPRRGRMTAGTVLFVAGFTAVFVTVGATVGAAATLLLQYQRPLTRLLGIAVIVLGVVYSGLLPSLLPGLQREARLRWRPPTGLLGAPLLGVTFGLGWTPCIGPTLAAVQALTFTEASALRGAALTGVYALGLGLPFILLSLGVRRLGGALALVRRHRRAVSAAGGGMLVGIGMLLATGAWNQLTPLVQGWVAGYSTVL, encoded by the coding sequence ATGAGTGCTGTCGCGACCCTCATCGCGGACGCTGCGACCACGGCCGTGGCGGGTACTGCGACCACGGCCTTCGCCGGTACTGCGACGACCTCGCTCGCCGGTGCCGTCGCCGGTGCCGGCGTGGGGGCCGGAGCCGGCGAGCTGGTGACCGGGTCGCTGCTGCTGGCTGTTCCTTTGGTCGCCCTCGCCGGAGTGCTCAGTTTCTTGTCCCCGTGCGTGCTGCCCCTGGCACCGGCCTACCTGGCCTACGTCACGGGCTTGACGGCTCGAGATGTTGGGGAGCCCCGGCGGGGGAGGATGACTGCCGGGACCGTGCTCTTCGTGGCCGGGTTCACTGCCGTCTTCGTCACCGTCGGAGCCACCGTCGGCGCCGCGGCGACCTTGCTGCTGCAGTACCAGCGCCCGCTGACCCGATTGCTCGGGATCGCGGTCATCGTCCTGGGCGTCGTCTACAGTGGATTGTTGCCCTCGTTGCTGCCCGGGTTGCAGCGGGAGGCGCGCCTGCGGTGGCGCCCGCCCACCGGTCTGCTGGGCGCGCCGCTGCTGGGGGTGACCTTCGGCTTGGGCTGGACTCCCTGCATCGGGCCGACCCTGGCCGCGGTGCAGGCCCTCACCTTCACCGAAGCCAGCGCGCTGCGCGGGGCCGCCCTCACGGGGGTCTACGCCCTGGGATTGGGCCTGCCCTTCATCCTGTTGAGTCTGGGCGTGCGGCGGCTGGGAGGCGCGCTGGCGTTGGTCCGCCGTCATCGTCGTGCGGTCAGCGCCGCTGGCGGCGGCATGCTCGTGGGCATCGGGATGCTCCTCGCCACCGGTGCCTGGAACCAGTTGACGCCCTTGGTTCAAGGCTGGGTCGCTGGCTACAGCACCGTCCTGTGA
- a CDS encoding TlpA family protein disulfide reductase — MSGMRAHPARPSRRALLWGAPAVAVVGAVTWWRLETPIGGGDGFNGASTETSTDVTGSIQEIPAASRTEPLTLSGPALGEDLDQSEAESEAESTTDSGKGSVTVDVADFRGSVAVVNVWGSWCSPCRAEAPVLREAASAYEDRGVRFLGVNVKDTPAAARAFERRYNITYPSIDDSVYGRAFLDLRGQVPASAIPSTLILDRQGRVAARVIGQISATTLRTLVDTVLKEDPGQGSTA, encoded by the coding sequence ATGAGCGGGATGCGAGCGCATCCGGCGCGACCTTCGCGGCGGGCTCTGCTGTGGGGTGCTCCGGCGGTGGCTGTTGTCGGGGCGGTGACCTGGTGGCGATTGGAGACGCCGATAGGCGGTGGCGACGGCTTCAACGGTGCCTCCACTGAGACCTCAACCGACGTCACCGGTTCGATCCAGGAGATTCCCGCTGCTTCCCGCACCGAGCCGCTGACCCTGTCCGGGCCGGCGCTGGGTGAGGACCTTGACCAGTCGGAGGCGGAATCGGAGGCGGAATCGACGACGGATTCGGGGAAGGGGTCGGTAACCGTGGACGTCGCTGACTTCCGTGGGTCGGTGGCGGTGGTGAACGTCTGGGGATCGTGGTGTTCTCCCTGCCGCGCCGAGGCGCCCGTGCTGCGTGAGGCCGCGTCGGCATACGAAGACCGCGGCGTGCGCTTCCTCGGGGTCAACGTCAAGGACACTCCGGCGGCCGCGCGTGCCTTCGAGCGCCGTTACAACATTACCTACCCCAGCATCGACGACTCCGTCTACGGTCGCGCGTTTTTGGACCTGCGCGGGCAGGTGCCCGCCTCGGCCATTCCCAGCACGCTCATCCTGGACCGGCAAGGACGCGTCGCGGCGCGAGTGATCGGTCAGATTTCGGCAACGACGTTGCGCACACTGGTGGACACCGTCCTGAAAGAAGATCCGGGGCAGGGGTCCACCGCATGA
- a CDS encoding DUF4229 domain-containing protein — protein sequence MNPFIALVVLRTGFFVLPLGVLSLLQVPVPYAVLGAAVLSVILSAVFLRAQRARVAQRLVQSIDTRIDRRHTRRSAQGNTRGNTRGNTQDNTRDDTRDDTRRHDARKGR from the coding sequence ATGAACCCGTTCATCGCCTTGGTGGTACTGCGCACCGGCTTCTTCGTGCTGCCGCTGGGTGTCTTGTCTCTCCTGCAGGTTCCCGTTCCCTACGCCGTTCTCGGCGCCGCGGTCCTGTCGGTGATCCTGTCCGCTGTCTTCTTGCGGGCTCAGCGTGCCCGGGTGGCTCAGCGCCTCGTACAAAGCATTGATACGAGGATCGACCGCCGCCACACGCGACGCAGCGCACAAGGCAACACGCGAGGCAACACGCGAGGCAACACGCAAGACAACACGCGAGACGACACGCGAGACGACACGCGCCGCCATGATGCCCGGAAAGGACGCTGA
- a CDS encoding cytochrome c oxidase assembly protein, with product MALTWIAAPVLVLIVPLLTVGLLAGTGELDAPSSGLGDPGAGVRWTLPAMRGLMDVGIALTLGCLVVAATVLPGQRSPSHPRRQRDREQLRDREQLRDREQPRDREQLRDAEQLQGSEQRYERGQQQADGALDAQRGRLVRWAGAAALLWTFSGVATVVLTYADVAAVPVSGVTGEGLFLFVGQFDLGRSLAVSTGVAALIATGCALATRLTSVGLLAVLAVVGVFPLALTGHSASAANHSAAVDVQFAHVVGLSVWTGGLAGLALVRKHYVDQFAAVLARFSSLAGWCFVLVAVSGVVGALVRVPGVAQLLSTYGALLAAKTACLAVLGLLGWYQRRRVLTSLRAGRLEAGRAFTLVALGELSVLAVAAGLGVALSRTSPTAADTSAGGADTETLLGYPMPPALTTVEWFTQWRLNLLWFVAALVLAGWYIRAVWLLHRRGDRWPVGRAIFWLLGCALLVWTTSGAPGVYGRVLFSMHMVEHMTIAMVVPFLLVLGAPITLALRTLPVRRDGSRGPREWLLLLVHSRWMQIMGHPVVASVIFIAGTVVFYYSPLFEIALRTHTGHVLMTVHFLLSGYVFSWMICGIDPGPPRPVYPIRMIILMVSLAFHAFVGIAMMSSVEVFGRDWFASLNRTWGPTLEQDQFRGGALAWALGDYPAALMSTALALRWIQSDRRERRRYDRQAHRDGDAELRAYNEHLQQLHRRGNPPEGPS from the coding sequence GTGGCGTTGACGTGGATTGCTGCTCCCGTCCTCGTGCTGATCGTTCCGCTGCTGACCGTCGGCCTTCTTGCGGGCACCGGGGAGCTGGACGCGCCTAGCAGCGGTCTGGGTGATCCAGGGGCGGGCGTGCGCTGGACGCTGCCGGCGATGCGGGGCTTGATGGACGTGGGCATTGCTCTCACACTGGGCTGCCTGGTCGTGGCTGCCACAGTGTTGCCTGGGCAGCGCAGTCCCTCACACCCCCGGCGACAGCGAGACCGGGAGCAGCTGCGAGACCGGGAGCAGCTGCGAGACCGTGAGCAGCCGCGAGACCGTGAGCAGCTACGAGATGCGGAACAGCTTCAAGGTTCGGAACAGCGGTACGAGCGAGGACAGCAGCAAGCCGACGGCGCGCTCGATGCTCAACGTGGCCGGCTAGTGCGGTGGGCTGGTGCCGCAGCGCTGCTGTGGACGTTCAGCGGCGTTGCCACCGTGGTCTTGACCTACGCCGACGTGGCCGCTGTACCGGTCTCCGGCGTCACCGGGGAGGGCCTGTTCCTCTTCGTCGGGCAGTTCGACCTCGGTCGGTCGCTGGCGGTGAGTACAGGGGTAGCCGCGCTCATCGCGACCGGGTGCGCACTGGCCACCCGGTTGACGAGTGTGGGTCTGCTGGCGGTGCTGGCTGTTGTGGGAGTGTTCCCGCTGGCCTTGACCGGGCACAGCGCCTCCGCTGCCAACCACAGCGCAGCGGTGGACGTGCAGTTCGCTCACGTCGTGGGTCTCAGCGTGTGGACCGGGGGACTGGCTGGCCTCGCGCTGGTACGCAAGCACTACGTCGATCAGTTCGCTGCTGTGCTGGCTCGCTTCTCGTCGCTGGCCGGCTGGTGCTTCGTGCTGGTCGCGGTCTCCGGTGTGGTGGGAGCCCTCGTCCGGGTCCCAGGCGTTGCCCAGCTGCTGAGCACCTACGGGGCGCTCCTGGCGGCTAAGACCGCGTGCCTGGCCGTGCTGGGGCTGCTGGGCTGGTACCAGCGGCGGCGGGTGCTTACCTCGCTGCGCGCAGGACGGCTGGAGGCGGGGCGGGCCTTCACGCTGGTGGCGCTGGGGGAGTTGTCGGTCTTGGCCGTAGCCGCCGGCCTGGGGGTGGCTCTGTCGCGGACCTCGCCGACCGCAGCCGACACCAGCGCGGGAGGCGCCGACACCGAGACGCTGCTGGGGTACCCGATGCCGCCGGCGCTGACGACGGTGGAGTGGTTCACCCAGTGGCGCTTGAACCTGTTGTGGTTCGTCGCCGCTCTCGTCCTGGCCGGCTGGTACATCCGGGCGGTGTGGCTGCTGCACCGTCGGGGGGACCGCTGGCCGGTAGGGCGGGCCATCTTCTGGCTGCTGGGATGTGCGCTGCTGGTGTGGACCACCAGTGGCGCACCGGGGGTCTACGGCCGCGTGCTGTTTAGCATGCACATGGTCGAGCACATGACCATCGCCATGGTGGTCCCGTTCCTGCTCGTGCTGGGTGCACCCATCACCCTGGCGCTGCGGACCCTGCCCGTCCGGCGCGACGGTAGCCGCGGCCCGCGGGAGTGGCTACTGCTGCTGGTCCACTCACGGTGGATGCAAATCATGGGCCATCCTGTCGTGGCCTCGGTGATCTTCATCGCCGGAACCGTCGTGTTCTACTACTCACCGCTGTTCGAGATCGCCTTGCGGACCCACACCGGCCATGTGCTGATGACGGTGCACTTCCTGCTCTCCGGCTACGTGTTTTCGTGGATGATCTGCGGAATCGATCCCGGCCCGCCGCGGCCCGTCTACCCCATTCGGATGATCATCCTCATGGTGTCCTTGGCGTTCCACGCTTTCGTCGGTATCGCCATGATGAGCAGCGTCGAAGTCTTCGGCCGAGACTGGTTCGCCTCCCTGAACCGGACCTGGGGTCCAACCCTGGAGCAGGACCAGTTCCGCGGCGGTGCGCTGGCTTGGGCGCTGGGAGACTATCCCGCGGCGCTGATGAGTACCGCCCTGGCGTTGCGGTGGATTCAGTCCGATCGCCGGGAACGCCGTCGCTACGACCGGCAGGCTCATCGGGATGGAGACGCCGAGTTGCGTGCCTATAACGAGCACCTGCAGCAACTGCACCGCCGCGGTAACCCTCCGGAAGGTCCATCATGA
- a CDS encoding copper resistance CopC family protein — protein MSRPARDRGIILRRLSAAVLLGAALPALTATAANAHSALRSSDPANGSTLTAAPDQVNLVFNEEVEPQYVDGAVTIGSADPAPVSATVEEATVVLTVPAQTNAAAEAGGLTSWRVDYRVVSADGHPISGAVTFSVNGVPDAPVGGTTAAATAPVAGTTQEAPPSPESLTSPDTPSSAQITPTTVPDATVSTTKGSAEDPSTGSGGLPALTLPTVLAGIAGIVAGIIVVIARRRRGRS, from the coding sequence ATGAGCCGCCCCGCACGAGACCGCGGGATCATCCTGCGCCGGCTGAGTGCGGCCGTCTTGCTCGGCGCCGCGCTCCCGGCGCTCACCGCCACCGCAGCCAACGCGCACAGTGCCCTCAGGAGCAGCGACCCGGCCAACGGCTCGACCCTCACCGCCGCCCCGGACCAGGTAAACCTGGTCTTCAACGAAGAGGTGGAGCCGCAGTACGTCGACGGTGCCGTCACCATCGGCTCCGCAGACCCGGCCCCGGTCTCCGCCACGGTGGAGGAAGCGACAGTCGTCCTCACGGTGCCCGCTCAGACCAACGCCGCCGCAGAGGCGGGCGGTTTGACTTCGTGGCGGGTCGACTACCGCGTCGTTTCCGCCGATGGTCACCCCATCTCCGGCGCGGTGACCTTCTCGGTCAACGGCGTTCCGGATGCGCCCGTCGGGGGCACCACCGCTGCCGCTACCGCCCCTGTCGCCGGCACCACCCAGGAGGCGCCGCCGAGCCCCGAGTCACTGACTTCCCCCGACACTCCGTCATCGGCGCAGATCACACCGACTACCGTCCCCGACGCGACCGTCAGCACAACGAAGGGAAGCGCTGAGGACCCCAGCACCGGATCAGGTGGCCTGCCGGCCCTCACCCTGCCCACCGTCCTTGCCGGGATCGCCGGCATCGTGGCAGGGATCATCGTCGTGATCGCCCGTCGACGGCGAGGGCGGTCATGA
- a CDS encoding cation diffusion facilitator family transporter translates to MSETGPHAQHAATSHSSGPGGGPGEGHGHGHGHAELAGLDRRRLLIALCLTSTVLVAEVIGALISGSLALLADAGHMLTDAAGLLIAYFAATLAMRPPTAQRTWGFRRAEVLAAALQASVLLAVGVFVIVEGVRRLLEPPEVGSGTMIIFGVIGLLANIASLAVIYTARGNTMNMRAAFLEVLNDALGSLAVIIAAIVIATTGWTRADAVVSLLIGVLIIPRTLKLLRETVEVLLESTPRGLDLDDVRRHLEELPHVRAVHDLHASQIATGLPVLSAHVVVEDHCFVDGHCPQVLDELQACVAEHFEVAVEHSTFQLEPASHRGHEVGAHS, encoded by the coding sequence ATGAGCGAGACCGGCCCGCACGCGCAGCATGCCGCCACTAGTCACAGCAGCGGTCCTGGTGGGGGTCCCGGCGAGGGTCATGGGCACGGTCACGGGCATGCGGAGCTGGCCGGCTTGGATCGCCGCCGCCTGCTGATCGCATTGTGTCTGACGTCGACGGTTCTGGTCGCCGAGGTCATCGGGGCGCTCATCTCGGGCAGCCTGGCCCTGCTCGCCGATGCAGGTCACATGCTCACCGATGCGGCCGGCCTGCTCATCGCCTACTTCGCGGCCACGCTGGCGATGCGCCCACCGACCGCGCAGCGGACGTGGGGCTTCCGCCGTGCCGAGGTGCTCGCGGCAGCTTTGCAGGCCAGTGTGCTGCTGGCCGTGGGGGTGTTCGTCATCGTCGAGGGCGTCCGGCGACTGCTCGAGCCGCCGGAAGTCGGCTCAGGCACGATGATCATCTTCGGTGTCATCGGTTTGCTGGCGAACATCGCCTCCCTCGCGGTGATCTACACCGCCCGTGGGAACACCATGAACATGCGAGCAGCGTTCCTGGAGGTGCTCAACGACGCGCTCGGGTCGCTGGCGGTCATCATCGCGGCCATCGTCATCGCCACCACCGGCTGGACGCGCGCTGACGCTGTCGTTTCTCTGCTCATCGGTGTGCTCATCATCCCGCGCACCCTGAAGCTGTTGCGTGAGACCGTTGAGGTCTTGCTGGAGTCCACCCCGCGCGGGCTGGACCTCGACGATGTGCGACGCCACCTGGAGGAGCTGCCGCACGTACGCGCAGTCCACGACCTGCACGCCTCCCAGATCGCCACCGGGCTGCCCGTTCTCAGTGCGCACGTCGTCGTGGAGGACCACTGCTTCGTCGACGGGCACTGCCCGCAGGTGCTCGACGAGCTGCAGGCCTGCGTCGCCGAGCACTTCGAGGTTGCGGTCGAACACTCCACCTTCCAGCTCGAACCCGCCTCTCACCGCGGGCATGAGGTGGGCGCCCACTCATGA
- a CDS encoding DsbA family protein — translation MKISSLLGLGVVLVLIAAFAWSASTGRAQTVKPAPPATAVAAVDPQVVRADSHVLGERGSTGVTVVEFLDFECEGCLAAYPLVERLRQQYAGRVTFVARYFPLPGHANAMNAALAVEAAAQQGRFEAMYQRMYQTQGEWGEQQVSAAATFRGYADSLGLDLGAYDRAVNDPATRERIEKDVADGLGLGLEGTPTFYLDGQRLEPTSEQDFLDAIERAVTAAESTVAPAPLPAP, via the coding sequence GTGAAGATCTCGAGCCTGCTCGGCCTGGGTGTCGTTCTCGTTCTCATCGCTGCCTTCGCCTGGTCCGCCAGTACAGGCCGGGCCCAAACCGTGAAGCCCGCACCACCGGCCACCGCCGTTGCCGCCGTCGACCCCCAGGTGGTGCGCGCGGACAGCCATGTCCTGGGTGAGCGGGGTTCGACCGGGGTCACCGTGGTGGAGTTCCTGGACTTCGAGTGCGAGGGCTGCCTGGCCGCCTACCCGTTGGTCGAACGACTGCGACAGCAGTACGCCGGGCGGGTTACCTTCGTCGCCCGGTACTTTCCCCTGCCTGGTCACGCCAACGCCATGAACGCGGCCCTTGCTGTCGAGGCTGCCGCTCAGCAGGGCCGTTTCGAGGCGATGTACCAGCGCATGTACCAGACGCAGGGCGAGTGGGGTGAACAGCAGGTCTCCGCCGCCGCGACCTTCCGCGGCTACGCCGACAGCTTGGGCCTGGACCTGGGTGCCTACGACAGAGCGGTGAACGACCCCGCGACCCGGGAACGGATCGAGAAGGATGTCGCGGATGGCCTCGGCCTGGGCCTGGAAGGAACCCCGACGTTCTACCTCGACGGTCAGCGTCTGGAGCCGACCTCCGAGCAGGACTTCCTCGACGCGATCGAGCGGGCTGTCACAGCAGCCGAGTCGACCGTAGCACCGGCACCTTTGCCGGCGCCGTGA
- a CDS encoding vitamin K epoxide reductase family protein, with amino-acid sequence MGRREPGLLLFVCGLIGVSAAFALMVEKIQLLQDPAYVPLCSVNALLSCTSVMTSDQAEVFGFPNPLLGLIGFAVIAAAGGGLLAGASYRTWFWVGLQIGVSAAFVFVHWLIVQSVYSIGALCPYCLLVWIVTAPVFWYTTLRNVSVWAADAPRPQRRHAVVRLAQEFHSVPLVIWYLAVLVVVALRFWNQALGMVL; translated from the coding sequence GTGGGCCGCCGCGAACCCGGTCTGCTGCTGTTCGTCTGCGGGCTCATCGGGGTGAGTGCGGCTTTTGCCCTGATGGTCGAGAAGATCCAATTGCTGCAAGACCCCGCCTACGTGCCGTTGTGCAGCGTCAACGCGCTGCTCAGCTGCACATCGGTCATGACCAGTGACCAGGCGGAGGTCTTCGGGTTCCCCAATCCACTGCTGGGGCTCATCGGCTTCGCGGTGATTGCAGCGGCGGGCGGCGGGCTGTTGGCCGGGGCCTCGTACCGTACCTGGTTCTGGGTGGGGCTGCAGATCGGTGTCAGTGCCGCGTTCGTCTTCGTGCATTGGCTGATCGTGCAGAGCGTGTACAGCATCGGCGCCCTGTGTCCGTATTGCCTTCTCGTGTGGATCGTCACCGCACCGGTGTTCTGGTACACGACCCTGCGCAACGTCTCCGTGTGGGCGGCGGATGCACCCCGCCCACAGCGACGGCACGCGGTGGTGAGGCTGGCCCAGGAGTTCCACTCCGTGCCCTTGGTGATCTGGTACCTCGCGGTACTGGTAGTCGTCGCCCTGCGGTTCTGGAACCAGGCATTGGGAATGGTTCTCTAG